ATCCGCTCAAGACGGACAACCAACGCCTGGCGGTTTTGTATTTGGTTGAGTTTAGTGTTTACGGTGGTTTGTCTGAGCTTTGTGGTATTGTTGGTAGCCGCTTAGCAAGGGCGTTATGTTTGCTCGATTGTTAGCAATTTATATAGAGGTCTTAGTGAATTTCATAAAATTATCGATGTTATGCTTTATAAGTGTATTTGTTTTTCAATTAATAGCACTTACAACGTTCCCTAGTGTAATTGAGCAGTATGAATGGATTTCGTGGGTCGAAGTTGTGCTCTTGAGCGTTGGTGTTTTTGGCCTCTGGCTTTCTCCAGCGGTGGTTGCATTTCGTGCCAGAGAGGTTCGACACCGATTTTTAATAATTTTTTTGTCGTTGGGCCTTCCTATTGTAGGTGGTTTTATAGGTTATTTTATTCTCAAAGGAGAGATAAAGCATCTTCAAGAAACATAACAAACTGCTTAAGACGGACAGCCAACGCTCGGTGACTTTATATTTGGTTGAGTTAAGTGTTTAAGGTGGGCTGTTTGAGTTATATGGTATTGTTGGCAGCCGCTTAGCAGGGCGTTAGGTTGCTTTAAGCTTGTACGGCTTTTTAGTCTTGATATCAGCCACTTCAATAACCTTGTTTGTCGCGAATTTTAGCGGCTATGTGGCTCGAACTTTTTCAGGAAAAAGTTTCATTCAACTGGCAAGTTTTGATGTTAGTGGCTGAGAGTCTTCCGTTTTAAGTGCTCTAGGCTAGGTTTGTTGGTTGGAAGTTCGTTCTCTCAATTTGGTTAGTTTTCTTGTTTCAGCGAACCACCGCAAAAATAGTGACGTGGTTGTTGTTCGGCTTTGGTGGTGATTGCGGTGCAGCAGCTTTGGTGTTTTATAGTTTAGTCCTATAGCTCAAGCTAGCAAAGGTGTTTGTAGTGAGCATACCTAACCATCCGCTCAAGACGGACAACCAACGCTTGGCGATTTTGTGTCTGGTTATGTTTAGTGTTTACGGTGGTTGGTTTAAGTTTTGTGGTATCGTTGGTAGCCGCTTAGCAAGGGCGGTAAATTGCAATCGAGGGTGGTGAATTATCAAATTAGAAACATATGATGTGTTTGGTGGTGAGTCGGCTTCTGGTAACCCTTGTGGTGTATTAGAGCTTGATAGTTGGCTTTCTGATGAAGAGTTACAGAAAATAACTTGTGAAGCAGGACTTCCTGTTACCTCTTTTGTCATCCCAATTAATGGACAGTTTCACATTCGTTGGTTTGCGCTGGATGGGGAAATTAACCTGTGTGGGCATGGTAGCTTAGGGGCTGGTGCTGCAATCATCTCTAAGTACAAACTCGATAGTGTACTTTTCATTAGCAAATACGGAGACCTCTCAATTGCCAAAAAGAATGGTGCGTATACTCTTGAGATGCCTAGCTGGAAAAGTGAAACATGTGTTGTTCCGCCAGAAATAGCGGATTTGGCAGCTGATGCTATTGACGTATTTTCAACTCGAGACTTAGTTATAGTCTTGCCCTCAATAGAA
This sequence is a window from Vibrio coralliilyticus. Protein-coding genes within it:
- a CDS encoding PhzF family phenazine biosynthesis protein; the encoded protein is MFGGESASGNPCGVLELDSWLSDEELQKITCEAGLPVTSFVIPINGQFHIRWFALDGEINLCGHGSLGAGAAIISKYKLDSVLFISKYGDLSIAKKNGAYTLEMPSWKSETCVVPPEIADLAADAIDVFSTRDLVIVLPSIESVRDFKPDDMRFKQLGNYHALIVTAANGENGYVLRYFAPKIGISEDLATGSAQCSLAPYWFDRLDSDSLQVHQLSSSGGYFDVRRISGGSIVLSANAKLRKIAI